The following nucleotide sequence is from Zea mays cultivar B73 chromosome 1, Zm-B73-REFERENCE-NAM-5.0, whole genome shotgun sequence.
TCCGCCCGCCACTCCGCGGCCACAGCAGCAGGCGCAGTCGGcagccctgccgccgccgccgtcgccgtcgccggctTCCACCAGCCGCGAGGACGACCCGTGCCGGACCGCGCACTCAGGCTCGTCCGGCAACCAGTCCCCCGAACCCGCTGCGAGAAACGCTCCACCGTCAGAGGCTAGCTCCCCAGGACCGTCGGAGTACAGAGTCTGCAGACCCGTCGGGGCTCAGGACGCGGCCACACAGACAGACGACAGCGAGAGGGACGCTGCTGAAAACCATAGTACTCGCGTGGCCGGAGCGTCCACCATGGACACGACGTCGGATGCCGAgatccaggaatgccaccggaggaGCTCGCCGCTGTCACCCAAGGTACCCGAGACCGTTCGTGAGTCACCGCCGGCCGTGTGCTCCTCCGATGCTGCTTCGCCTGGTGGCAGAGTCGAGACGTTGGAGTCCCTGATAAGAGCAGAGGCCAGCAGGAGGAGTAGCTTCAGGACATTGGAGGAGGGACACATGCTTGGCCCGGTGGGTGTCAAACTGAAGCCGGCCAACTTGCTGATGCAGCTTATCACGTGTGGGTTCGTGTCTGTGAAAGAACACCGAGGCTTCGGGTTCATCCCGACGTACAGGCCTCGGTTTACGCAGGTCGAGTTCCCTTCTCCGGTGTTCTCCACTCCCGTGGCGTTGCGGCACCTTGACAGAATCCCTTGCAATACAAAAGCAACTGGGTCGACGAGAGCTCCGGAGCCGGAATGTTTCAGCGGGAGCTTGGTTGTTGAGACGAAGCAGCAGGACGAGCCCGGGAGAGGGATCGCCTCACTCAAACGCTCGTCATCTTACGACGAGGATAGGTACAGTATACAATGCTACCATAGATTGTTATGAGCTTCTAACCTTAGACTGTGGTGCCAGTAAAGAACGATACCTGATTTTATCTTGATACTGTAgccttggggggggggggggggggtctctCACTGTTAATTTGATTAATCCCTGGTGAGGAGGGTGGCTAGATTGCTTACCATGTATGCTTGGTTGGTTTCAACTGGTTTGGGGAAAATAAGCTTGTTCACCCCTAGCTAGTGTAGCCTATCACACGCCTAATTAACTTCTGATCAGTAGTTACtgtattttttttttttttgctatttCATATCTCAAGTCATATTTGTTAGCCACACTTACTGTTGGGTGCTAACTTGTTGCATTAATGCTGGGTGCTAAAATCTCAAAGTCAATGTCTTCATTCTATGTTATGATAGTACCCTACACTAGAGATATATAAGGGACTCCAACAATAAGATGCTTGAAGAAAAAACAGTGTAATTACTTTGCGCTTGCTTTAGGTGTCAAACTGAACCTGGTATCTACAATGTGCCACTAAGCTCTGTCCAAGCTAGAAGTTTGCAGGCTATCGCTTTACTCTTCAGGCCTAGTTTGGGTACTTAGTATTGAGCCCAATCCATATGTATTGAGGTGGATTGAGCTGTAACTTAAAACTAATTTACACCTCAATCCACCTCAAAACACGTGGATTGGGATCAATACTAGAGTAACCAAACAAAGTCTTAGTATTTTTTTTTGTCTTTAATGTTGCACAAGCAATCCGATGTTCAAATACTGATTTCTTGACCCAGTGCCTCCTTTTGTTTTGAACATTTTTCAGAGTGTACAGAGCAGCACATCCCAAAAGCAACACGGAAAGCTCCTGTGAGGCAGGTAGTTTCAGGTGCCTCCCACAGACCATCAGGATCATATCGtgtaagcagtcgaggagtggaaCAGTACTCTCCCCCCCTGCCTCTGACGTGAGAAACGGCTCTATCCAACAAGAACACAGTACCATGTCCTCACCGctgggctcatcgaagagcgcgaGCAACAGGATGGCCGATCCGTCGCCGCCGGGCAAACTGTCTTGTGCGAGAGCCGAGTCGTTGTTCCGCGAGGAGAAGGACATGATCAAgatcgaagaaagttgagttgccTCTCACTGTCTCTCTCATATGCATCCATCATCTCCGTCTGCTGGTGTTTGTCTCTAGATACTGACAAAAAAAACACCGCTCTTAAAAAAAAAACTGCAGGCTTCCTTCTGGAGCTCGGGTCATAATCCAGTCCGCGCCGTTGTGTGAAGAAGAAAGCGACGACAGCAGCGAATGAATCACATTGTAAGGGTCCGTGTTACATATGTTTTTGTTTTCTTTTGTTCTTTTTTTTTCATTTCGTTTTGCTGAGGATGATGGCATCTGCGTGCGTAGCTTTTGGAGTAGAGGGTTCAAAGGTATTGATTGATTCTGTAAACCGTGTGAATGTGATAGTCCGGGCGTTTTCTCACACCTCGAAGAAGAGAATAGTTTGCCTTTGCTTAtttttttttttataaaaaagggGCCCGCTTTTGTGTATCTTAGGCATACAGTTTTACTTGCTTTGTTTTTCTTCAAGTAAATAAGCATGGattgtttttcttcttcttcttcccaaataTCAAGCAAATAGAAAACAAAAACAAGTCGTCCTTTCCGGACTACAAACCCTAAACCATAACGAAAACAAGCTGAAAACTGTTGCTATGCTAAGCAGCACCGTACCAATATCTCTGGACCGGTCCTTGTTGTGAAGGTTGTAACATGGTAGCATCATGGCCAGATAGATATCTAAATCCTTTTCACGAGAGCTTGGTACGTGAAACCTTGATAGTACTGTACTAGTACGTACAGTGTTACATTATTCCTGGACCACTTGAAGGGGTGCCTTGCGATTGGGCAGCGCGTACACGTCCGGATCTGAGTGAGAAGTGGGTGGGGGAAGATGCCGTTGCTTCTGTTCTTATGTGGGACACACACACACTTGGCCTGCTGCcattgttgaccttgctgcagtgAATCCCTAAAGGCAAATCGTAATGCTGCTACTGAACTGGTCGTTTTTACTTGTCGTGATGCTGCATGGTGGTCGTTTTCAGATGGCCTGTTGTTAGACTAGCCTCAACAAGGACAACCCTGTACCCTACATTTATTAGAGGATGGGGTCATACTCTACTCACTCCAGCAGCGTCCTTTAAATGGTTCtgtaaatttagaggacgctgctggatcctctatatatagagtttctttAAACGATtctctatccatttgaatactttaaacaactGATTTAACAAAACTAAAATATATACAATACATTTGatagtatgacaaatacgtatttacaaaaattaaaaaattaaaaatatctctaatatacatatttatatatagAGAACATGATTTAGAGAACGTTGTTGGAAATGAAGGATATATAAgggatgaaatcttttagaggagactgtAAAGGGCAGATATAGATGATAAATATAGAGGATATTGCTACAGACAATCTTAATTGTTACGGACTGTAATGTCTGTGGTTGGTGTTTGGAGGGGAGACTTTAGAGGCCGGATGGTAGTAGTGTTGTTGTATCCCCCTTGGATTGGCTGGGCATTCATCTCATCAGTTGATTTTTTTTCCTTTCATTCGTTGGGACTTGAGAGGGTGTATGCATCTGTCTGCGGGCAGTGGATCTGATCTGATAATGCTGCTATGGCGTGGAGAGCGACGTGCCCTTAGGAAACGCCAGATGTGCATGCTCTTGCTGAAGAAACAGGCGGTTAAGTATTCTTGTGCCTGTGTTGCTCTTCTAGGGGTGGTAGGAGCGTGGCATCCTTTGTCTGCGTTCAGTGTGCGCTGTATGTGCTTGCGTCTTCCAGCTGTAGACGGCGAAGACCTGCAGAGGCCGTGGAGAGCTGCTGCTGCAGTATGACTGACATATAATCGACGTTTATTTTTCTGCCGGACGACTTTTTGGTGGCAATCTACATTGAAGCGTGAGAGGAATCACTTATTCGCTATCTTGAACACCTGATCTTATTGTCGCTGGATTTCCTCGTTCATATTCTTCATGTCATCTTCTAATTTTTTATGCTTAGCGGCCGACAAATTAGTCAGTCTTGTGTCGCTGTTTGGAGAAGCAGCGTTGGGATCTTTAGAACCGGTCATATAAGCCTGATTTTATATATCCGCAACCTTGTTCCCCAACAGAGTCGTTAAAAAAGTGTGTTCCCGTCAATGTAGACAGCACCAATCAGTAGGGGTGTACCGGCTGTCggtgccggacggtccgtgacctgagcACAGGAGCAGCACCTTCCCTGCAACGCACCGGACGGTTCACGATAACGTAGGGTCGTGTTCCTCCTACCtagaatctagatctcgtcccctggtGGAGAGATCATAGGATGCTCTAGGTCAACAGGTTACCCATGGTGTTCCTAGACGATGTGGAGTCACCTAAGAATTAAGAGACAATCGAGGTAGTGGATCTTGAACAGACAACTAGATTTTGCCCCCCACGAGAGGGGTAAGATCCTATGGTCGTCTTGTAGTCGGCAGGCCATCCAAAATGGATCTAGACGACATAGAGTTAAAAGGGCTGAAGGTGAATATAAAGAAAGCTATAACTAAGGCTAGACTACATCTACTACTAAGACATGAATGATAAAAAAatgataaataaaataattgatttgattggaatgtgttctgttggaacttgctctcagttgcaaggggatccaacaagggtgaacaatgacgtcaacagggttctcgcgctagatggcaatagctctgttaatctggcctctcacgggcactgtgcaggggtatttataggtacctgagcgcgcagcgccttgagctaaggacgcatgtgccctcagctacctaggttatccccagaatattcccgtaaagcggggttacagaccgtaattacagggatgcctttacaaattaggcccgtaacgcacggcggccacgcggggcccgttatgatgggccggatcacacgtgggcctctgagctggacgaggccgcactgtgggatgcccttcgtcgccggtcttcgtctggtgcggaacaagcgaagggtgtccctgcctgttttgtttctgttagctcagctgctgcagcgaaggcttcgagcgaagggtggcgcctttgccttcgccccaacatttgccctccgagggaccagttcgacaaagtcacctggtgccgaagacgtcgctagatggcggagacgctgccctcgctcgaagtggttccacgggggtttttgatatgaccgttgattgacggcgtactgttggattgcgggtttcccgaagcgccgcgccctgcctataaaagggggcgggggtcggcgctttttgaacttcactttccgcgctccgcgaaaaccctaaccgccctttccgccgtcttgctgctcgtctgcccgccgtgctcttgttcgccggagatctggctcgagtgaagcagaccgcccgccgccgccgacggtacgtagcgatgccgtcctcgtcttcttccgctgcctctacgccgccggccgatccctcgccgccggccgccgcctcgtctgaggagacgctgagtagtatgatggcggaggagttgcgcgccggcgattctgttgattttggcgtgtcgcggatgtcgtcggtccgcgtgcaagatatgcagcggttgggttacttcggcggcggagtcgctcgagtcccggggacggaggaagtccccgagccggagggcgagttggttgttttcgaggcgttcttcgccgccggactccgcttgcctgcgcaccgatttgttggcgaagtcctgcgcaggttcaacgttcaaatatatcagctgacaccgaatgcgatGGTGgcgctgtcgaagtatgtctgggcgacgacttcgtacggcggacagccatcggtcgaagtttttgcgaagtattattgtttgcactggcaaaagaggatgattggagacgaagttgctcagtttgggtcctgcacattcacgccgaagaccggcaaaaccacgatgcaggtagtcgagttggttccttgtgcccgcaacaagtggggcaactcgaatgaattttggttttacgttgctgagggtaccgtcgaaggccatgagggactccccgtgtccgagatgtgttctcatttttactcagcgtacccgccctttgaagtggcggaggaggatgtggacgaaggggctcttcggtgcgccgccggcctgagcagtgggcgcgacttggttgaagaatttgtggcgtacggggtatggcccttggcgcatggctgggcgttgggcgaagtgtgccctcgcgagatgcctttGCATGGCGGAAgggtggtgcggagtcccgccttcgcgctgaatctgcaaaaccgcgatccggccgcctttgtgcgtgaggcggaggatggggcggtgcggctcgttggacgttacgtgccgaggacagagggccagcgcagctgggatatccgcgggtcgaatgaccgtttaaacagggtttttgaattgaatcaattgccatatgacggctaccctggacaagacgatgtggaccaccgtgggaagaagccggcggtggagactggagacgaccctgcgccggcggccgccccatcctctaaaaagagaaaattaggtactgctatgggaggacttggggtttctgatggttttgctagagagttgatgaggacgtgcgcggtcccagggggaaggatgtcttcgcccgagctccgggagtcttcggctcggatgctgagggttaccgggggttgttggcctaggaatgttcctatcccccgcgcggctggcgaggacttttttacatctcgcatggttcgtgaatggagggtttttccttacgggcggaatattgctgctgttgtgtcagcagtgatggacaaggatcgtcagggagctgcacaaaagcgccaggcggctgtcaggctcgttgaagccaggccgaagaggcagcgggggctgcgaaggctgcgcccCCCGGCGGAGGCAGGCCGCCGCTGGCGACGAAGTCGGGCGCTcccgcatctagcaaggcgccggaggctcgaaatcggcgaaggcggtgccgccgtccagcggagtggcggaggtcgcgaaggcggcccgagcgctgccgttgtcgggcaaacgtgtcgccgacttcgccaccgatattagtgtggacgactatctcggtggtaagtcgttggctctatTTATTTTTTTAGATTTATTCGTtggtacgtcgcagggtcgggcgaaggccaacttgctatggttgcgcctgccgcggcgaccacgacggctgccgcagtgccgaaggcgaagggcggggctcttagcgccggaggcgaggtatcggccctcgcggttgtcagggatgaggcgggcgctgcgtcccgccgactgaaggaggtgacggaggcgctaagtcaggtccgctgagctggacttcgtccCTTTTTTTTATCGGCttgctggggccgcggtcttacgattgctctgcaggtggctgacttcgccagccgcactgcgtcgggggccctcacggcggctgtggctgccgaagtcgagagacttcggacgcaacatgctgacgccgtccgtgaaaaatcggccgccgacagcaagtgtcgcaagctggcggacaaggtggccacgctggagggagagaaggctgccctccggcgccagctggcgggggaaaggagggagaccaacgaggcccttatcaaggcgcaggctgcgcaggcggaggctaacctggcacgggcggagggcaatcttgccagggagcgcgccgagcagctgcaggagcggctcaccgccctggagagccgcgtggagagggccgaggccgcgtcACGCGCGGAGGCAGAGCGGACGCGCCAACTGCTTATAGATACATACCGCGGGCTGGGCGCGGGGACCGGtgatttcgaagtgccggaccgagagcccgaacttcgctgcctggagtgggtgcaagaggagctgcaggcactccccactgtcgtggaggggtttatggcgtatgcctccctggtcacttgcgagggggcgatgaacgcgctctcccgtgaagggtgccggcacttcgaggtcttcgaccaagccgatgaagattttgagcgagatatctttaaggttgaggaccccgtagtgaaggaatccgccggagccatctacgaccggatgtggggtccgcacggtcgcgaggtggtcagggagcgggccgagacggcgagggctcaggtaacgttttcgtttgcttggtgtttgttggatgtaggctgtgtgtgtgtgctgaattttgtgtgttttgtcttaggcggcgcgtggcgagagggtggacgacttcggggcgttgaacagcatgctgtctgacccggagccgaccccggcggaggccgtgtctggggtcgccctagagccgaccccggagaccgcggaagacgcGCCGGGTGCCCCCGCATCcgctgtggccggcgaagacctgcccccagaggtcgccgaaggcgcgcctgatgcccccgcagctgctgcgccgagtggtgaagatcccgcggcggtggcggcggaaacaacagcagcagcaacggcggagccaacggcggaggctcccgcaacgtcagggccttcgcaggtggcgtagtgggtgtagaaggttggggaattttggatatgttgctgaattttggttgctgcacaggttcaagattttgggcctgcgcacgcaaccgccactactatatttttggcggcttcgaccgcggaaggtgataatgaatgtggtggatctgcatctgagttttttgattttgctgactctgggagctcggttgagtggactgaggagtcgtcggaggaggacttggactactttgcggctttggatgtggctgcggcggaggcttcgccgcacgccgcggacgcagaagatgtgccaggtcctagcaccgggcgccgacgacgaagggctgttgcgaagcgtagagttagtggggcggagggggctcggcttcgtgtgagtagggctggccggcaggaactgttgtctttgccggccttcacgagtacaggtgaaggagaactgcgaagtctttttgcgggtgaggagcttaggataatgttatttaattatagggagatgggaattattcctaaggttgagccgaagtagtggtgccctcgcttgtatatgtgtgaaGGCTTgtgtgatgaagttgtgtgccctcgcttgtctatgcctgcgaaggcgttgtgtactttgtctggtgtgttttgttatgctgtgctggtgcgattatagccggtcttggcgcggacggtttgatgttgtcgtttctgcatttgttgtgctagtccggctgcacccttaggcgtcttctgcacggatagtcttcgcgatagacttcggttttttcgcacttgttgtgctagtccggctgcacccttaggcgacttctgcacggatagtcttcgcgatagacttcggttttttcgcacttgttgtgctagtccggctgcacccttaggcgacttctgcgcggatagtcttcgtggtagacttcggttttttcgcacttgttgtgctagtccggctgcacccttaggcgacttctgcgcggatagtcttcgcgatagactttggtttcttcgcacttgttgtgctagtccggctgcacccttaggcgacttctgcgcggatagtcttcgcgatagacttcggtttcttttcgcacttgttgtgctggtccggctgcacccttaggcgacttctgcgcggatttgtcgcacgcgagggtggctagcgcttagcctcgcggtgacctcgtattggtcgaatgtcgaagaccgtcgtcgcggtcttttttcgacgcatgtttttgcgggggatttttcacacatatattacatggctccgcctcgttaaaaacctcaccccccgggaggaaaagagtgcgggccggtacaagattgtttttgcgaattacaagggcgaaatcagccctgaggagtcaaacaaaaaaatttgcggaggttgtcgatgttccaggagtgctccaggtcctcgtcgtttggcgttgtgagcctgtaggcgctgggggaagcttttgtcttgactataaaggggccctcccacttgggctccaacttgcccttggactccgtccgagctgttcggacgagtacgaggtccccctcgctgaactccctcgggatgacactgtggtcgcgccatgctttggtctgggcttggtatttgtttagggcctgtagggcgaagactcggtctccgtcaatgaggtcctttgaagttggctcgtccacgtcggggacagctgacggaactgttcgcggggacccgtgctttatttcttgcgggtcatggcctccgatccgtatagaaggcggaagggagtaaacccggtcgccctgcactcagtcatatttagtgcccagactgcctcaggtaacaaatcggtccatctgcccttttttcatcaaggagcatcttcttgacagctgtgaagattttcccgttggcgcgttccacgaccccgttggactgcggatgatagactgaggcgaaggcaagcttggtgccaatggagaaacaaaaatccttgaagtcttggttgtcgaactgcttgccgttgtcaactgttagttcggacggtactccgaagcggcaaacaatgttctgccagaagaatttttgggcagtctttgatgttattgtagaaacaacccttgcctcgatccatttggtgaagtactcgacagcgacgaaggcgaacttaaggttcccctgagcggtgggcaggggcccgacgatgtctaggccccagcgttGGAGAGAtcacgtgtgggcgatcagctttgtatactgcgaggggctgcctgaccgaggagaaaacttctggtaggcttcgcaggaccttgtgacccgatttgcggcgcagattattgcgggccagtaaaagccttggcggatcaccttggcagccagggcccttggacctgcgtgcgagccgcacgtgccactgtggacttcgcgtaggatctggatgccttcggcttcggtgacgcacttaagcattggctgactgaccccttttttgtagagttggccttcaatcagtgcgaagtctcggctttgATGTctaaggcgcttggcctcactgatgtcggctggatgataatacccctgtaggaacagggttattggtgcccgccagtcttcggtcatgataaggttgactatgcggtgaccctcgctgtcattggttatttggagcccttcggggctccggacggctggcgtgccgatgacatgaaagaacacgtcggagggcagagtttcgcccctggcggcagctttggccaatgcgtcggcctcttcattcttggcccgatccacatgctgcaaggtgaaccctttgaattgtctctcgagacttcggatggccgcgaggtactgcatgagcgcggggtcctttgctgcatagtctttctcgacttggccgacaaccaccttggagtctgttttgatgatgcaggtggtgactccgagggcccttagcttgcggagaccgaggatgactgcttcgtattctgctatattatttgtgcatctgtcggattccagactgaagctgaggcgtgctgcatatctgtgcttgaccccgactggtgaggtgatgactacagcgacgcctgcccccgcatggcaccatgcgccgtcgcaatggatcgtccaaatcttctctgcggacgggtctggttgtgttgttggcccagtccagtcgacgacgaagtctgccaggacttgagacttgatggctgtcctgggctcgaagcagaTGTGGTAGCCAGAGAGTTTGGCCGCCCACTtgccaatcctcaccgatgcctccgggtttctgaataattcgccgagtcccctgtttgaggtgactcggaccttgaatgcttcgaagtaatggcgcagtttgcgcgacgacatgacgactgcgtaggcaatcttctccagctctgtcatgttgcacttggagggtgtcagcacttcggagacatagtacacGGGGCATTGCCGGACCACGCCCTCGACAGTCtgttcctgcactagtgccgcgctgaccgcatgtggcgaagccgcgacgtaagtAGCAAGGGGAGCGAGGGGTCGAGGCTTGTAAGGAcggccaactctgtcaggtactgttttaatgaggtgaaggccgccgcctgctctggtccccaggcgaagtcttttgcagcacagagtgtcttgaggaaggggatacttcgctcggcggacctggagatgaatctgttgagagcggccaatctgcctgtcaggcgctggacgtccctgatggactgcggaggcgtcatgtctaTGATGgcttgaatcttggttgggttggcctcgatgccgcggtgtgataccaggtagcccaatattttgccttggcgaacgccgaagacgcactttttcgggtttaggcggagttgtgcgtctcgcatgttcgcgaatgtttcggcgaggtcggcgaggtggtcctccttgctcttgctggcgacgacaatgtcgtccacatatgtgaatatgtttctgccaacttgcccttcgagcactgctttggtaagcctggagaaggtagacccggcgttcttgagtccctccggcattctaatgaagcaatatgtgccgaagggtgttataaagctggtgctagccttgtcttcttccttcatgtatatctggtggtaaccggagaagcagtcgaggagggacatgacttcgcatccggccgcgctatcgactattttgtcgatccgcggcaacgggaaattgtcctttgggcaggctttattgagactggtgaagtcgatgcacattcgccacttcccgctctttttctgcaccatcacgacattggagagccatgtggggtaagccactggctcgatgaatttggcttccaggaggcggtgcacttctgccttggcggcctccgtcTTTTCGTcagacatcttgcgaagccgatGCTTTTTCGGccttaccgaagggtcga
It contains:
- the LOC100191796 gene encoding uncharacterized LOC100191796, which translates into the protein MAPPAGTGAGTEGRPARRRGTGTSPGRTKVWVEPPGKSHGHHHHQAPPPPSPPKRVAVVYYLCRNRHLEHPHFIEVPLAVPEEGLYLRDVMNRLNVLRGKGMASMYSWSCKRSYKNGFVWHDLSDDDLVLPAQGSEYILKGSELLDRSPPPPPDRQHDGGASNPNVEENLKHRKEEESPQSRGSQEGCSSSSSPSASAAGKEISPPPATPRPQQQAQSAALPPPPSPSPASTSREDDPCRTAHSGSSGNQSPEPAARNAPPSEASSPGPSEYRVCRPVGAQDAATQTDDSERDAAENHSTRVAGASTMDTTSDAEIQECHRRSSPLSPKVPETVRESPPAVCSSDAASPGGRVETLESLIRAEASRRSSFRTLEEGHMLGPVGVKLKPANLLMQLITCGFVSVKEHRGFGFIPTYRPRFTQVEFPSPVFSTPVALRHLDRIPCNTKATGSTRAPEPECFSGSLVVETKQQDEPGRGIASLKRSSSYDEDRVYRAAHPKSNTESSCEAGSFRCLPQTIRIISCKQSRSGTVLSPPASDVRNGSIQQEHSTMSSPLGSSKSASNRMADPSPPGKLSCARAESLFREEKDMIKIEERLPSGARVIIQSAPLCEEESDDSSE